A genome region from Arachis duranensis cultivar V14167 chromosome 6, aradu.V14167.gnm2.J7QH, whole genome shotgun sequence includes the following:
- the LOC107494086 gene encoding pyridoxal kinase: MAPPILSLVLPSETGRVLSIQSHTVQGYVGNKSAVFPLQLLGYDVDPINSVQFSNHTGYPTFKGQVLNGQQLWELIEGLEGNDLLYYTHLLTGYIGSVSFLDTVLEVVSKLRSVNPKLIYVCDPVMGDEGKLYVPQELISVYRERVVPVASMLTPNQFEAELLTGFRIQSEDDGRKACNFLHEAGPSKVVITSINIDGNLLLIGSHEKEKEKPPKQFKIVIPKIPAYFTGTGDLMTALLLGWSNKYPDNLEITAELAVSSLQAVLQRTLDDYKSAGHDPQSTSLEIRLIQSQDDIRSPEIKFKAEIYS; this comes from the exons ATGGCGCCTCCAATCCTTTCACTGGTTCTTCCCTCGGAGACTGGTCGAGTTCTCAGCATTCAATCTCACACCGTTCAG GGGTATGTTGGTAATAAATCAGCTGTCTTCCCTCTGCAACTATTGGGCTATGATGTGGATCCGATTAACTCTGTGCAGTTCTCTAATCATACAG GATACCCTACTTTTAAGGGTCAGGTTTTGAATGGACAACAACTCTGGGAACTAATAGAAGGTCTTGAAGGAAATGATTTGTTGTACTATACTCATTTATTAACAG gTTATATCGGTTCAGTCTCTTTTTTAGACACTGTATTAGAAGTTGTTAGCAAGCTTCGCTCAGTAAACCCTAAACTTATATACG TTTGTGATCCAGTGATGGGTGACGAAGGAAAACTTTATGTTCCTCAAGAGCTAATATCAGTCTATCGTGAAAGG GTTGTTCCAGTAGCTTCAATGTTAACTCCTAACCAGTTTGAAGCAGAACTACTAACAGGATTCAG GATTCAATCTGAAGATGATGGCCGGAAAGCTTGTAATTTTCTTCATGAGGCTGGACCATCAAAG GTTGTAATAACAAGTATAAATATAGACGGGAATCTTCTTCTCATTGGCAGCCATGAAAAGGAAAAG GAAAAGCCTCCCAAACAATTTAAGATTGTGATTCCAAAAATACCAGCTTACTTTACG GGAACGGGAGATCTCATGACTGCACTTCTTCTTGGTTGGAGTAAT AAATACCCTGACAACCTTGAGATTACTGCAGAACTTGCAGTATCAAGCTTGCAG GCTGTTTTGCAAAGGACACTCGATGACTACAAAAGTGCAGGTCATGATCCCCAGTCAACCAGTCTAGAGATCAGATTAATTCAAAGCCAGGATGATATTCGCAGCCCAGAAATCAAATTTAAAGCTGAAATATACAGCTAA